One part of the Glycine max cultivar Williams 82 chromosome 14, Glycine_max_v4.0, whole genome shotgun sequence genome encodes these proteins:
- the LOC100784083 gene encoding ARF guanine-nucleotide exchange factor GNOM, whose amino-acid sequence MGHVKLQTQTGISATEEGSGQCEAEYPNKTTVACMINAEIGAVLAVMRRNVRWGVHYMSDDDQLEHSLVQSLKALRRQIFSWQNQWHVISPALYLQPFLDVIQSDETGAPITGVALSSVYKILTLDVIDQNTVNVGDAMHLVVDAVTSCRFEVTDPGSEEVVLMKILQVLLACAKSKASMMLSNQHICTIVNTCFRIVHQAGTKSELLQRIARYTMHELVRCIFSHLQDIDNTELALVNGNTALKEEVGGINNEHNSANVLENGKLNSANDGRPLSTGIASSTVSDVAATVVDEDTAIASIGKETDLNELQLMNEPYGIPCMVEIFHFLCSLLNVVEHMGMSPRSNTIAFDEDVPLFALTLINSAIELGGPSFHRHPRLLSLIQDELFRNLMQFGLSMSPLVLSMVCSIVLNLYHHLRTELKLQLEAFFSCVILRLAQSKYGASYQQQEVAMEALVDFCRQETFMVEMYANFDCDITCSNVFEDIANLLSKSAFPVNSPLSSLHILALDGLIAVMQGMAERIGNGSLSSEQSPVNLEEYTPFWQEKCENFSDPNNWVPFVCQRKHFKKRLMIGADHFNRDTKKGLEFLQATHLLPDKLDPQSVACFFRYTAGLDKNLIGDFLGNHDEFCVQVLHEFARTFDFKDMMLDTALRLFLETFRLPGESQKIQRVLEAFSERYYEQSQNILANKDAALLLSYSIIMLNTDQHNSQVKKKMSEEDFIRNNRRINGGKDLPRQFLSELYHSICKNEIRTTPEQGSGFPEMTPSRWIYLIHKSKKSAPFIVSDSKAYLDYDMFSILSGPTIAAISVVFDNAENAEVYQTCMDGFLAVAKISAYYHLENILDDLVVSLCKFVTVFDPLSVPESILAFGDDTKARMATETVFTIANRYGDYIRTGWRNILDCILKFHKLGLLPARMASDAAEESELSTETEDGGKQNTNSLSLSRLPSVNTPKRPSGLMSRFSQLLYLGAEEPRSEPTEEQLAAQQCTLQTIQKCHIDSIFTESKFLQAESLLQLAKALTSAGVWPKKGNSTSEDEDTSVFCLELLVAITLNNRDRIELLWQGVYEHISNIVQSTVMPCALVEKAVFGLLRICHRLLPYKENITDELLRSLQLVLKLDARVADAYYEQITQEVSHLMKANASHIRSHLGWRTITSLLSITARHLEAAEAGFDALLFIMSDQAHLLPANYVLCVDAAKQFAESRVGQVERSVMALDLMAGSVSCLEKWTNDAKQATKEEEVAKMLHNIGDMWLRLIHGLKKLCLEQREEVRNHALLSLQNCLTGSVGINLPHSLWLQCFDQVIFSVLDDLLEISQTHSQKDFRNIEGTLVLALKLLCKVFLQLIQDLSQLPGFNKLWLAVLSRLEIYMKVKVRGRRSEKLQELVPELLKNTLLVMKAGRVLVQSNTVDGSSLWELTWLHINNFAPSLQSEVFPEQDSEHLQHKQTEKVEGLGPEESNSVSSNETAGKNGPGIG is encoded by the exons ATGGGGCATGTAAAGTTGCAAACGCAAACTGGTATCAGTGCAACAGAAGAGGGATCTGGGCAGTGTGAGGCTGAATATCCTAACAAAACTACTGTGGCATGCATGATCAATGCAGAAATTGGTGCTGTTTTGGCTGTCATGAGAAGAAATGTTAGATGGGGAGTTCATTATATGTCGGATGATGATCAATTGGAGCATTCCCTTGTTCAGTCTCTGAAGGCATTAAGGAGGCAAATTTTTTCATGGCAGAATCAGTGGCATGTTATAAGCCCTGCCTTGTATCTCCAGCCTTTTCTGGATGTCATTCAATCGGATGAAACCGGTGCACCAATTACTGGTGTCGCTCTATCATCTGTTTACAAGATCTTAACATTGGATGTAATTGATCAAAACACTGTTAATGTTGGGGATGCCATGCACTTGGTAGTTGATGCTGTCACGAGTTGCAGGTTTGAGGTGACTGATCCTGGATCAGAAGAAGTGGTATTAATGAAGATATTACAAGTTCTTCTAGCATGTGCCAAAAGTAAAGCATCTATGATGCTGAGTAACCAACATATTTGCACCATAGTAAATACTTGTTTCCGTATAGTTCATCAAGCAGGAACCAAAAGTGAGTTGTTGCAGCGGATAGCACGTTACACAATGCATGAACTTGTTCGGTGTATTTTTTCTCACCTTCAAGATATTGACAACACAGAACTTGCATTGGTAAATGGGAACACTGCTTTAAAAGAAGAG GTTGGTGGGATAAATAATGAGCATAATTCTGCAAACGTATTGGAGAATGGGAAATTGAATTCTGCAAATGATGGTCGACCCTTATCCACAGGCATTGCTTCTAGTACTGTGAGTGACGTGGCAGCAACTGTAGTGGATGAAGACACTGCTATTGCTAGCATTGGCAAAGAGACTGATCTGAATGAATTGCAGCTTATGAATGAACCATATGGGATTCCCTGCATGGTGGAAATATTCCACTTTTTGTGTTCTTTGTTGAATGTTGTTGAACATATGGGAATGAGTCCTCGATCAAACACAATAGCATTTGATGAAGATGTGCCTCTTTTTGCCTTAACTTTGATTAATTCAGCCATAGAATTGGGAGGGCCTTCCTTTCACAGACACCCTAGATTGCTGAGCTTAATTCAGGATGAATTATTCCGCAATCTTATGCAATTTGGTTTGTCAATGAGTCCTCTTGTACTTTCAATGGTCTGTAGCATTGTTCTAAATTTGTATCACCATCTTCGTACAGAACTCAAATTACAGCTAGAAGCATTTTTTTCTTGTGTAATTTTGAGACTTGCACAAAGCAAATATGGGGCTTCATATCAGCAACAAGAAGTTGCCATGGAGGCCCTTGTAGACTTCTGCAGGCAAGAAACATTCATGGTGGAGATGTATGCTAACTTTGACTGTGACATAACTTGCAGTAATGTCTTTGAAGACATTGCTAATTTGTTGTCCAAAAGTGCTTTTCCTGTGAACAGTCCATTGTCTTCCCTGCATATTCTTGCTTTGGATGGTCTTATTGCCGTCATGCAAGGAATGGCTGAAAGGATAGGCAATGGATCTTTAAGTTCAGAACAATCTCCTGTGAATCTTGAAGAGTATACTCCATTCTGGCAggaaaaatgtgaaaatttcAGTGATCCAAATAATTGGGTTCCTTTTGTATGCCAGAGAAAGCACTTCAAGAAAAGATTGATGATTGGAGCCGATCATTTTAATCGTGATACTAAGAAAGGTCTTGAGTTTCTTCAAGCAACACATCTTTTGCCTGACAAACTTGATCCCCAAAGTGTTGCTTGCTTTTTTCGATACACTGCTGGGTTGGATAAGAATCTTATTGGTGATTTTCTAGGAAATCATGATGAATTCTGTGTTCAGGTTCTTCATGAATTTGCTAGAACATTTGATTTCAAAGACATGATGTTAGACACTGCCCTACGTCTATTTTTGGAGACTTTCAGACTGCCTGGAGAATCACAGAAGATACAGAGGGTGCTTGAAGCTTTCTCTGAGAGATATTATGAACAGTCTCAAAATATCCTAGCCAATAAGGATGCTGCTCTTTTGTTATCATACTCAATTATAATGCTTAATACAGATCAGCACAATTCACAGGTCAAAAAGAAGATGTCAGAAGAGGATTTTATCCGAAATAATAGGCGAATAAATGGTGGCAAAGATCTACCTCGACAGTTCCTGTCAGAACTTTACCATTCAATTTGTAAGAATGAGATCCGGACAACTCCTGAGCAAGGTTCTGGTTTCCCTGAAATGACCCCAAGTCGGTGGATTTATCTCATACACAAGTCAAAAAAATCTGCTCCATTCATTGTCTCTGATTCCAAAGCATACCTTGATTATGATATGTTTTCTATATTATCTGGTCCAACAATTGCTGCCATTTCTGTGGTATTTGATAATGCTGAGAATGCAGAGGTATACCAAACATGTATGGATGGATTCTTGGCTGTTGCTAAGATATCGGCTTACTATCATCTTGAAAATATACTGGATGATTTGGTTGTGTCACTCTGTAAGTTTGTCACTGTTTTTGATCCATTATCTGTTCCGGAGTCAATCCTAGCCTTTGGAGATGACACAAAAGCAAGAATGGCAACTGAGACTGTTTTCACTATTGCAAATAGGTATGGTGATTACATTCGGACAGGGTGGAGGAATATTCTTGATTGCATCTTAAAATTTCACAAGTTAGGTCTTCTTCCTGCTCGTATGGCCAGTGATGCGGCTGAAGAGTCAGAGCTTTCTACAGAAACTGAGGATGGGGGGAAGCAGAATACtaattctttatctttatctcGTCTTCCATCTGTTAATACTCCGAAGAGACCCTCAGGATTGATGAGCAGGTTTAGTCAACTATTATATCTTGGTGCTGAAGAGCCAAGATCAGAACCTACTGAAGAACAACTTGCTGCTCAGCAGTGCACCCTTCAAACAATTCAGAAGTGTCACATTGACAGCATATTCACTGAGAGTAAATTTTTGCAAGCTGAATCTCTATTGCAGCTTGCAAAAGCACTCACTAGTGCAGGAGTGTGGCCTAAGAAAGGGAACAGCACATCTGAGGATGAGGATACTTCAGTTTTCTGCCTGGAGTTACTGGTAGCAATCACTCTGAATAATAGGGATAGAATTGAACTTCTTTGGCAGGGTGTTTATGAGCATATCTCCAATATTGTTCAGTCAACTGTGATGCCTTGTGCATTGGTTGAGAAGGCTGTTTTTGGCCTCCTACGAATTTGTCATCGCTTACTTCCCTACAAAGAGAACATTACTGACGAACTTCTGAGGTCTTTGCAACTTGTCCTGAAGCTTGATGCACGTGTTGCTGATGCATACTATGAGCAGATCACACAGGAAGTTAGTCACCTTATGAAGGCAAATGCTTCTCATATTAGATCTCATTTAGGATGGCGGACGATTACATCACTGCTTTCCATCACTGCTAGACACCTGGAAGCAGCTGAGGCTGGGTTTGATGCATTGTTGTTCATTATGTCAGACCAAGCCCACTTGCTTCCAGCTAATTATGTTCTCTGTGTAGATGCTGCGAAGCAGTTTGCTGAATCTCGTGTTGGACAGGTAGAACGGTCTGTAATGGCCCTCGATCTTATGGCAGGGTCTGTCAGTTGTTTAGAGAAGTGGACTAATGATGCTAAGCAAGCAACGAAAGAAGAGGAAGTGGCAAAGATGTTGCACAATATTGGGGACATGTGGTTGAGGCTCATACATGGACTAAAGAAACTATGTCTGGAACAGAGAGAGGAAGTTAGAAACCACGCGTTGTTATCTTTGCAAAATTGCTTGACAGGATCAGTTGGGATTAATCTCCCACATAGTTTGTGGTtacaatgttttgatcaagtgATCTTCTCTGTGCTTGATGACCTGCTTGAAATTTCTCAGACACACTCTCAAAAAGACTTCCGCAACATAGAAGGAACCCTTGTTCTTGCTTTGAAGCTCTTGTGTAAAGTTTTCCTCCAGTTAATCCAAGACCTATCACAATTGCCAGGCTTCAACAAATTATGGTTGGCTGTACTAAGTCGGTTAGAAATTTATATGAAGGTGAAAGTTAGGGGAAGGAGAAGTGAGAAGCTTCAGGAGCTTGTGCCTGAGCTTCTTAAGAACACTTTGCTTGTTATGAAAGCAGGCCGTGTACTAGTCCAGAGCAATACTGTAGATGGAAGTAGTTTATGGGAACTGACTTGGCtgcatataaataattttgctCCGTCGTTGCAATCTGAGGTGTTTCCCGAGCAAGACTCAGAGCATTTGCAGCACAAACAGACTGAAAAAGTTGAAGGTTTGGGGCCTGAAGAAAGCAATTCTGTGTCTTCAAATGAAACAGCAGGTAAAAATGGTCCTGGTATTGGTTAA